The Paracoccus sp. MA DNA segment CGCCGCACGCCGGGACGAGGTCTTGTGATGCGTGGCATAGATCATCGCGCCGACAAAGGTCAGCCCGCCGACCAGGTTGCCCAGCACGGTCGGGATCTCGTTCCAGATCATATAGTCCATGATGGTGAACTGCCCGCCCAGAAGAAGCCCGGCCGGGAACAGGAACATGTTCACGATGGAATGCTCGAACCCCATGTAGAAGAAGATCAGGATCGGCATCCACATGGCGATGACCTTGCCCGAGACGCTGGTGGACATCATCGCCGCCACCACCCCGGTCGAGACCATCCAGTTGCACATGACCGCGCGGACGAACAGCGTCAGCATCCCCGCCGCGCCATGGGCGGCATAGCCGAGCGTCCGCCCCTCGCCGATATGGCCGATCTTTTCGCCGACCGCATTCGGCGCCTCGGAAAAGCCGAAGGTGACGATGATCGCCATGAACACCGCGACGGTGAAGGCGCCGGCGAAATTGCCGGCAAAGACCAGGCCCCAGTTGCGCAGCATGCCCTGGACCGTCACCCCCGGGCGCCGGTCGATCAGCGCCAGCGGCACCAGCGTGAACACCCCGGTGAGCAGGTCGAAGCCCAGCAGGTAGAGCATGCAGAAGCCGACCGGGAACAGCAGCGCGCCGATCAGCGGCTCGCCGGTGTTCACGGTGACGGTCACGGCGAAGGCGGCGGCCAGCGCCAGGATCGCCCCGGCCATATAGGCGCGGATCAGCGTGTCCTTGGTGGACATGAAGACCTTGGCCTCGCCGGCATCGATCATCTTCTTCGCGAAATCGGCAGGATTGACATAGGACATGAGCGTGCTCCTTCAGGCGGCGCGGGGGCGCGAGACGAGTTCGGCGCTGATCAGGACGCGGCCCTGTTCGACGCGGACGGGCCAGGTGCGGACCGCGCCCTCGTCGGCGCCCTGCGCGGCGCCCGAGTTCATGTCGAACACCCAATTGTGCAGCGGGCAGGTCACGCGGTCGCCGTGCACGATGCCCTCGGACAGCGGGCCGCCCTTGTGCGGGCAGCGGTCGTCCAGCGCAAAGACCCGGTCGTCCAGGGTGCGGAACACCGCGACGCAGCCCTGCACGGTGCGGATCACCCGCGCGCCCTGCCGGGGAATGTCCTCCAGGGCTCCGATATCGATGAAACCGGTCATTCCGCGGCCTCCAGGGTCAGATCGGCAAGAGGCGCCCATCTGGGCGTCTCGGTGGTGGTGGAATGTTCGGCCCAGGGGTCGCGGCGATAGACCGACTGGCTGATCTCGAAGCGTTCGACCAGCGCGCGGCGGGTCGGCAGGTCGGCGATCTGCGCCTTCACCCAGTCGAGCCCGACCTTGGCCACCCATTTATAGGGCCGGTCCAGATAGCGCGCATGTTCGCGGTAAAGCTGGATGAAGGCGGTGATGATCTCGACCGCCTCGTCCTCGCAGGGGGTCGAGGCCAGGGGCTCGGTCTCCTTCACCTCCATCCCGGCGGCACCGGCGACGCTGATCTGGTAGCCGCTGTCGACGCAGATCACGCCCACATCCTTGCAGGTCGCCTCGGCGCAGTTCCTGGGGCAACCCGAGACGCCCAGCTTGACCTTGTGCGGCGTCCACGACCCCCAGAGCAGCTTTTCCAGCCGGATGCCGAGGCCCGTGGAATCCTGGGTGCCGAAGCGGCAGAACTCGCTGCCGACGCAGGTCTTCACCGTGCGCAGCCCCTTGGAATAGGCATGGCCCGAGACCAGCCCGGCGGCGTTCAGGTCGGCCCAGATATGCGGCAGGTCCTCTTTCTTGACACCCAGCAGGTCGATGCGCTGGCCGCCGGTGACCTTGACCATGGGAACGGCATATTTCTCGGCCGCGTCGGCGATGGCGCGCAGCTCCTGCGGGGTGGTGACGCCGCCCCACATGCGCGGCACCACGGAATAGGTGCCGTCCTTCTGGATATTGGCGTGGTTCCTTTCGTTCACGAAGCGCGACTGGCGGTCGTCGCGATAGTCCAGCGGGTATTCGGCCAGCAGGTAATAGTTCAGCGCCGGGCGGCAGGAATGACAGCCACCGACCGTTTTCCAGCCCAGTTCCTGCATGACGGCGGGGATCGACTTCAGCCCCATGGACTTGATGAGCCGCCGCACGTCCTCGTGGCTGTGGTCGGTGCATTTGCACATGCCGGCGGGCGCGGGCGCGACGAAGCCGTCGCCCAGCGTCAGCTTCATCACCTGCTCGACCAGCCCGGTGCAGGTGCCGCACGATCCCGACGCCTTGGTGCAGGCGCGCACCGCATCGAGCGTATGCGCGCCGCCCTGCACCGCGGCGACGATGGTTCCCTTGCAGACGCCGTTGCAGCCGCAGATCTCCGCCTCAGGCGGCAAGGCTGCAACGGCCGCCATAGGGTCCAGCGCGGTCCCCCCCTGGAAGGCCGGGCCGAAGATCAGCGTGTCGCGCATCTCGCTGATGTCGGTTTCGTCCTTCATCAGCCCGTAGAACCAGTTGCCGTCGGCGGTGTCGCCATACATCACCACGCCGATGATGCGGTCGTTCTCCAGCACCAGCCGCTTGTAGATGCCGCGGCCGGGGTCGCGAAACACGATGTCCTCGCGCCCCTCGCCTTCGGCAAAATCGCCGGCGCTGTAGAGGTCGCAGCCCGTCACCTTCAGCTTGGTGGCGGTCTGCACCGGGCGGAACGCGGCCTCCTCGCCCAGCAGGGTCCGGGCCAGCACCTTGGCCTGGTCGTAAAGCGGCGCGACAAGGCCGAAGACCTGGCCGCGATGCTCGACGCATTCGCCAAGCGCGAAGATATGCGGGTCGCTGGTGCGAAGGGCGTCATCGACGACGATGCCGCGCTCGACCTCCAGATGCGCGTCATTGGCCAGCCGCACCTCCGGACGGATGCCGACGGCCATGCAGACCAGGTCGGCGGGATGGACGGTGCCGTCCTCCAGCAGCACCGCCTCGGCGCGGCCATGGCCCAGGATCGCCTTGGTGGCGCCCTTGCAATGCACCTTGATGCCGCGCCGCTCCAGATCGCGCTGCAGCAGGTAGCCGGCGGCGGGGTCCAGCTGCCGCTCCATCAGGTGGCCCATCAGGTGGACGACGGTGACGCTGGCCCCACGCGCCGCCATGCCGGCCGCGGCCTCAAGGCCCAGCAGCCCGCCGCCGATCACCACGGCATCCTTGCCGGAGATACCGGCCTCGATCATCGCATTGGTGTCTTCCAGGTCGCGATAGGTCACCACGCCCGGCAGGTCGCTGCCCGGCACCGGGATGATGAAGGGCGCCGAGCCGGTGGCGATGACCAGAGCGTCATAGGGCGCACCGCCCGAATTGGAATAGACGGCGCGATTGGCGCGGTCGATCCGCACCACCGGCTCGCCGAAGCGGCAATCGACGCCATGGGCGGCATACCAGTCCGCGTCGTGGGTGACGATCTGCTCATAGGTCTTTTCGCCCGACAGGACCGGCGACAGCATCAGCCGGTTGTAGTTGCCGCGCGGCTCGGCGTTGAACAGGGTGACATGCCATTCGCCGGGCGCGGCCTCGAACAGCTGCTCCAGCAGGCGGCCCGAGGCCATGCCGGCGCCAATGACGACAAGTTTCTTCATCGCGGGACTCCTTTCTCAGGCGGCTTGCAGGGGCGCGCGGCCCATCTGGCGGATCGAGGCGTGCATCCAGAGCGCGCAGAGCCCGACCAGCAGGAACAGCGCCATGAAGCAGCTGGACCACAGCCCGGTCTGGTCGCGCAGCCAGCCGAACAGCAGCGGCAGGGCAAAGCCGCCCAGGCCGCCGATCATGCCCACGAGCCCGCCGACCGCGCCGACATGGCCGGGGTAATAGCTGGGGATGTGCTTGTAGACGGCGGCCTTGCCGAGGCTCATGAAGAAGCCCAGGACGAAGATCACCGCCAGGAAGACCGGCACCGGCACGCCCGAGGGGATCGACAGGATCGCCGTCGCGGCCAGCGAGACGAGGAAGGTCGCATACATCACCGCCCGCGCGCCGATCCGGTCGGAAAGCACCCCGCCCCAGGCGCGGAAGATCGAGCCGGGGATGGAATAGGCCGCGCCGATCATGCCGGCGGTCCGGATGTCGAAGCCGTAGACCTGCGTCAGGTAATGCGGCAGCCACAGCGCCAGCGCCACGAAGCCGCCGAAGCTGAAGAAGTAATAGGCCGAGAAGCGCCAGACCCGGACCTGGCCCAGCGGCGCGAGCTCGGCCCGCAGCGACGTCTTGCGGCCTTGCCCGGCGGCGGTGACCGGGTCGTCCTTGCTCAGCAGCCAGAACAGCACGGCGGTCAGCGCCAGCGCGCCGGCCCAGATCTGCGCGGTCGCCTGCCAGCCCAGCGCCAGCATGACGAAGGGCGCGGCGAACTTGGTCACCGCGGCGCCGACATTGCCGGTGCCGAAGATGCCCAGCGCCGTGCCCTGCCGCCCCTCGGCATAGAAGCGCGAGACATAGGCGACGCCCACGGCGAAGGAGCCGCCGGCCAGCCCGACGCCCAGCGCCGCCAGCAGCATCTGCGGCCAGGTGCTGGCCCAGGACAACAGGAAGGTCGCGCCGGCGGCGGCCAGCATGGTCAGCGTATAGACGCGCCGCCCGCCCAGCCGGTCGGTCAGCACGCCCAGCGCGATGCGCACCAGCGATCCGGTCAGGATCGGCAGGCCGATCAGCAGGCCGAACTGGGTCTCGGTCAGGGAAAGCTGCTCGCGGATCTGCAGGCCGATGATCGAGAAGATCGTCCAGACCGCGAAACAGATGGTGAAGGCGAAGGTCGAGAGGCCCAGCGCGCGGCTGGCCTCGGAGGGCGGAACGGGGGGAACGGCGGGCATGGTGGCTCCGATGCGTTGCTGATGGCGAAGGCTGTCGGAAAGCGCGGCCGGGCGGCGGAAGGCCGCAGCGGATTTGCACTTTCGGAGGAGAGGATCTCCGCGCCCTTGCGGAAACCCGTGCCGCATCATTGCGAGCGGGCCGGTAGCGCGCCGTTGCGCCGGGCCATGAGGCAAGATTGGGTCAGGGCGCTGGCCGGATCAAGCCTTGATGCGGCATCGCAGCATCCGCGGCAGCCTGCGCCCGAAAGCCGGGCAACCCCGCGCCCGGCCTGCCTGCAAAACGCTCAACCGGCGAAAGGGGGTTCGAAGATGGTGCCGTCGAAAAAGGCATCGGCGCGCAGAATCATCTGGCCCTTTTCCGCCGCGACCTCGCGGTCCTCGGCCAGCGCGCCTTCCAGCCGGGCCGAGGCACCGGGCAAGGCCGCCCCCGCCTCGCGCAGATGCCGGCGGTAAAGATCGGTGCGGAAATGCGCCATCGCCTTTTCCATCGCCGGCCCCGGCTCCAGCCCGTGGCGCAGGGCGATGCGCTGCGCAAAGAATGCAGCCAGGCTTTTCCAGGGAAAATTCGCCGCCCCGGCATGGAAGGCGACGAAGCCCGGCACATGGCGGATCTCGCCCGAGGGCGTCACCTGCAACCGCCCGGTCAGCCCGCGCTCGGCCAGCTCGGCCGGCAGGTCCAGATATTCGCGCCGCGACAGGATCTCGGCGGCGGTGTCGCGGTTCTCGGGCTCGTCGAGCCAGCGCCCGGCGCGCCAGACCGCCCGCATCAGCGCGCCGGTCAGCTGCGGCTGGCTTTCGGTGAAGTCGCGGCGCAGCACCAGCCCCTTTTCCGGCGGCGAGGCCCAGATCGCCGTGCCGGGCAAGAGCAGCGCGGCCAGCCCCCGGTCCACCGCGCTCGACGCCCAGGGCTCGCCGACGCAGAAGGCATCGACCTCGCCCGCGGCCATGGATTCGGCCATCAGCGGCGGCGGCACGGTGACGACCTCCAGCGCCGGGTCGAAGCCGCAGGCGCCGAGCCAGTGGCGGATCAGCTCCAGCTGGGTCGAGAAATGGAACGGCACGCCCACCCGCAACCGGCCGGGCGCGGCGCGGTGCAACGCAAGCCCCGCCTTGCGGGCATCCCAGAAATCGAAATCATGCCCCTGCTCGCGCATGCTGGCGGCCAACGCGGCGCTGACCGCGACCGCCTGCCCGCCCTGCGACAGGAACATCACCAGATCCAGGTCCGGCAACGCCGGCCCCAGCCCCAACGCCTGCGCCACCGGCATCGGCACCAGCATATGCGCCGCCTCGATCAACCCGGCACCCAGCATGTCGCGGGCCTGCGCCCAGGCGCCCAGCCGCAGCAGCTGGAATTCCAGCCCCTCCTCGGCGGCAAAGCCCAGCTCGCGCGCCACGATCAGCGGTGCTGCGTCGATCAGCGGCACATAGCCCAGGCGCAGGGGCGTCAGCGGCATGACAGCAACCCCGCGGCCAGGACCAGCTGCTGCGCGATCTCGGCCACGCGCTTGCCCTGGTCCATCGCCGTCTTGCGCAGCAGCGCATAGGCGGCCTCCTCGTCGATGCCGCGCGCCTTCATCAGCACGGCCTTGGCGCGGTCGATCAC contains these protein-coding regions:
- a CDS encoding formate/nitrite transporter family protein — protein: MSYVNPADFAKKMIDAGEAKVFMSTKDTLIRAYMAGAILALAAAFAVTVTVNTGEPLIGALLFPVGFCMLYLLGFDLLTGVFTLVPLALIDRRPGVTVQGMLRNWGLVFAGNFAGAFTVAVFMAIIVTFGFSEAPNAVGEKIGHIGEGRTLGYAAHGAAGMLTLFVRAVMCNWMVSTGVVAAMMSTSVSGKVIAMWMPILIFFYMGFEHSIVNMFLFPAGLLLGGQFTIMDYMIWNEIPTVLGNLVGGLTFVGAMIYATHHKTSSRRAADTPAEAPAAVPAE
- the nirD gene encoding nitrite reductase small subunit NirD, with the translated sequence MTGFIDIGALEDIPRQGARVIRTVQGCVAVFRTLDDRVFALDDRCPHKGGPLSEGIVHGDRVTCPLHNWVFDMNSGAAQGADEGAVRTWPVRVEQGRVLISAELVSRPRAA
- the nirB gene encoding nitrite reductase large subunit NirB, which gives rise to MKKLVVIGAGMASGRLLEQLFEAAPGEWHVTLFNAEPRGNYNRLMLSPVLSGEKTYEQIVTHDADWYAAHGVDCRFGEPVVRIDRANRAVYSNSGGAPYDALVIATGSAPFIIPVPGSDLPGVVTYRDLEDTNAMIEAGISGKDAVVIGGGLLGLEAAAGMAARGASVTVVHLMGHLMERQLDPAAGYLLQRDLERRGIKVHCKGATKAILGHGRAEAVLLEDGTVHPADLVCMAVGIRPEVRLANDAHLEVERGIVVDDALRTSDPHIFALGECVEHRGQVFGLVAPLYDQAKVLARTLLGEEAAFRPVQTATKLKVTGCDLYSAGDFAEGEGREDIVFRDPGRGIYKRLVLENDRIIGVVMYGDTADGNWFYGLMKDETDISEMRDTLIFGPAFQGGTALDPMAAVAALPPEAEICGCNGVCKGTIVAAVQGGAHTLDAVRACTKASGSCGTCTGLVEQVMKLTLGDGFVAPAPAGMCKCTDHSHEDVRRLIKSMGLKSIPAVMQELGWKTVGGCHSCRPALNYYLLAEYPLDYRDDRQSRFVNERNHANIQKDGTYSVVPRMWGGVTTPQELRAIADAAEKYAVPMVKVTGGQRIDLLGVKKEDLPHIWADLNAAGLVSGHAYSKGLRTVKTCVGSEFCRFGTQDSTGLGIRLEKLLWGSWTPHKVKLGVSGCPRNCAEATCKDVGVICVDSGYQISVAGAAGMEVKETEPLASTPCEDEAVEIITAFIQLYREHARYLDRPYKWVAKVGLDWVKAQIADLPTRRALVERFEISQSVYRRDPWAEHSTTTETPRWAPLADLTLEAAE
- a CDS encoding nitrate/nitrite transporter, translated to MPAVPPVPPSEASRALGLSTFAFTICFAVWTIFSIIGLQIREQLSLTETQFGLLIGLPILTGSLVRIALGVLTDRLGGRRVYTLTMLAAAGATFLLSWASTWPQMLLAALGVGLAGGSFAVGVAYVSRFYAEGRQGTALGIFGTGNVGAAVTKFAAPFVMLALGWQATAQIWAGALALTAVLFWLLSKDDPVTAAGQGRKTSLRAELAPLGQVRVWRFSAYYFFSFGGFVALALWLPHYLTQVYGFDIRTAGMIGAAYSIPGSIFRAWGGVLSDRIGARAVMYATFLVSLAATAILSIPSGVPVPVFLAVIFVLGFFMSLGKAAVYKHIPSYYPGHVGAVGGLVGMIGGLGGFALPLLFGWLRDQTGLWSSCFMALFLLVGLCALWMHASIRQMGRAPLQAA
- a CDS encoding CmpA/NrtA family ABC transporter substrate-binding protein; this translates as MPLTPLRLGYVPLIDAAPLIVARELGFAAEEGLEFQLLRLGAWAQARDMLGAGLIEAAHMLVPMPVAQALGLGPALPDLDLVMFLSQGGQAVAVSAALAASMREQGHDFDFWDARKAGLALHRAAPGRLRVGVPFHFSTQLELIRHWLGACGFDPALEVVTVPPPLMAESMAAGEVDAFCVGEPWASSAVDRGLAALLLPGTAIWASPPEKGLVLRRDFTESQPQLTGALMRAVWRAGRWLDEPENRDTAAEILSRREYLDLPAELAERGLTGRLQVTPSGEIRHVPGFVAFHAGAANFPWKSLAAFFAQRIALRHGLEPGPAMEKAMAHFRTDLYRRHLREAGAALPGASARLEGALAEDREVAAEKGQMILRADAFFDGTIFEPPFAG